A region from the Actinoplanes sp. OR16 genome encodes:
- a CDS encoding DUF429 domain-containing protein, with product MSVHVIGVDAYALGWVGVELRDGVFGRAVLASTLYEIVAGSSGAAVIGVDIPLGMLPDKWRAADTLAADQLGPRRGSVFRVPPRSVWAEQDFASANRLCRELTGAGLSRQSWALRPKLLEANAIWERHPGLLFEAHPELSFRTMAGEPLPYAKKTWSGQTRRRELLARNGIVLPDQLGPAGQAPPDDILDAAAVAWTAHRVATGTALSHPSPPEEDDGSKIAIWY from the coding sequence ATGAGTGTCCACGTGATAGGAGTCGACGCCTACGCGCTCGGCTGGGTCGGCGTCGAGCTGCGCGACGGCGTCTTCGGGCGCGCGGTGCTGGCCTCCACCCTGTACGAGATCGTCGCGGGCAGCTCCGGAGCAGCGGTGATCGGCGTCGACATCCCCCTCGGCATGCTCCCGGACAAGTGGCGCGCCGCCGACACGCTCGCCGCCGATCAGCTCGGCCCCCGGCGCGGCAGCGTCTTCCGGGTGCCGCCCCGGTCGGTCTGGGCCGAGCAGGACTTCGCCTCGGCGAACCGGCTCTGCCGCGAGCTGACCGGGGCCGGGCTGAGCCGCCAGTCGTGGGCGCTGCGGCCGAAGCTGCTGGAGGCCAACGCCATCTGGGAACGCCATCCCGGCCTGCTCTTCGAGGCGCATCCGGAGCTCTCGTTCCGCACCATGGCAGGCGAGCCCCTCCCGTACGCGAAGAAGACCTGGAGTGGGCAGACCCGGCGCCGGGAGCTGCTGGCCCGCAACGGGATCGTCCTGCCGGACCAGCTCGGACCGGCCGGGCAGGCACCCCCGGACGACATCCTGGACGCCGCCGCGGTCGCCTGGACCGCCCACCGGGTCGCGACCGGGACGGCGCTGAGCCATCCGAGCCCGCCCGAGGAGGACGACGGCTCCAAGATCGCCATCTGGTATTGA
- a CDS encoding FAD-dependent oxidoreductase produces the protein MTHGTDVVVVGAGVSGLTCAVRLAEAGLRVLVRSADSPLTTTSCAAGAIWGPHLVAHDRAESWALASLGVFRELAADPVATGVRMTWGVEAGQDVPRPGPGAEGVRLCAAVELPPGYTSGWEYRVPLIDMTRYLDYLTYRLLNKNGEIQISRVDDLPALGPLVVNCTGLGARELVPGDPIRPVRGDLLVLDNPGIDTFFVEHDEDDGDGLTTYVLPQGDRVMLGGSRFAGEWSDEDPQIRQDILDRCARAEPLLAGSRVREHRVGLRPVRDRVRIGPDDRYPHVIHNYGHGGGGVTLSWGCADEVLALTGAGAHTTRRG, from the coding sequence ATGACCCACGGGACGGACGTGGTCGTCGTCGGCGCCGGAGTCTCCGGCCTGACCTGCGCGGTGCGCCTCGCCGAGGCGGGTCTGCGGGTGCTCGTCCGCAGCGCCGACTCTCCCCTCACCACCACTTCCTGCGCCGCCGGGGCGATCTGGGGGCCGCATCTCGTGGCGCACGACCGCGCGGAGAGCTGGGCGCTCGCGTCGCTCGGCGTCTTCCGTGAGCTGGCCGCCGATCCGGTGGCGACCGGCGTCCGGATGACCTGGGGTGTCGAGGCCGGACAGGACGTCCCCCGCCCCGGTCCGGGCGCCGAGGGCGTTCGGCTGTGCGCCGCTGTGGAGCTGCCACCCGGATACACGTCGGGCTGGGAGTACCGCGTACCCCTGATCGACATGACACGCTATTTGGACTATTTGACGTACCGCCTGCTGAACAAGAACGGAGAAATCCAGATAAGCCGGGTCGACGATCTCCCCGCCCTCGGGCCCCTCGTCGTCAACTGCACCGGCCTCGGCGCCCGCGAGCTGGTGCCCGGCGACCCGATCCGCCCGGTGCGCGGCGATCTTCTAGTACTGGATAATCCGGGCATCGACACCTTCTTCGTCGAGCACGACGAGGACGACGGCGACGGCCTCACCACCTACGTCCTGCCCCAGGGCGACCGGGTGATGCTGGGCGGCAGCCGCTTCGCCGGCGAGTGGTCGGACGAGGACCCGCAGATCAGACAGGACATCCTGGACCGTTGCGCCCGGGCCGAGCCGCTGCTGGCCGGCTCCCGCGTACGCGAGCACCGGGTGGGGCTACGACCGGTCCGCGATCGGGTCCGGATCGGGCCGGACGACCGCTATCCACACGTCATCCACAACTACGGGCACGGTGGCGGCGGGGTCACCCTCTCCTGGGGCTGCGCCGACGAGGTGCTGGCGCTCACCGGCGCCGGAGCACATACCACCCGTCGGGGCTGA
- a CDS encoding pyridoxamine 5'-phosphate oxidase family protein has protein sequence MSDEQAQREKVREIVAEARICMVTTMTEDGRHVSRPMALQDVEFDGDLWFFTYSDSDLVEQIGRHPQVNVAFSDTKQNNWVSIAGAASRVDDRAKAEELWSPVLKAWFPDGLETPNLTLVKVDGETAEYWAAAHSSKVVTMLGYAKAAVTGKTPDAGENETVRL, from the coding sequence ATGAGTGATGAGCAGGCGCAGCGCGAGAAGGTTCGGGAGATCGTGGCGGAAGCCAGGATCTGCATGGTCACGACGATGACCGAGGACGGGCGGCATGTGAGCCGGCCGATGGCTCTGCAGGACGTCGAGTTCGACGGGGATCTGTGGTTCTTCACGTATTCGGACTCGGATCTGGTCGAGCAGATCGGGAGGCATCCGCAGGTCAACGTGGCGTTCAGTGACACCAAGCAGAACAACTGGGTGTCGATCGCCGGTGCGGCCTCGCGGGTGGACGACCGGGCCAAGGCCGAGGAGTTGTGGAGCCCGGTGCTGAAGGCGTGGTTCCCGGACGGGCTGGAGACGCCGAACCTGACGCTCGTGAAGGTCGACGGGGAGACCGCCGAATACTGGGCGGCCGCGCACAGTTCGAAGGTCGTCACGATGCTCGGGTACGCGAAGGCGGCCGTCACCGGAAAGACCCCGGACGCGGGCGAGAACGAAACAGTCAGGCTTTAG
- a CDS encoding 6-phosphofructokinase: MRIGVLTGGGDCPGLNAVIRAVVRKGVTAYGHEFVGFRDGWKGPLEGLTKPLGIAEVRGILPRGGTILGSSRTNPFKIEGGVERIKANLAEQGVDALVAIGGEDTLGVATKLHDLGVNVVGVPKTIDNDLNGTDYTFGFDTAVNIAMEAIDRLHTTAESHHRTLVVEVMGRHAGWIALHAGLAGGANVILLPERKFDVEQVATYVTKRFQVEYAPIVVVAEGAQPLDGQMVLHNQELDSFGHVRLGGIGQWLAEQIEEKTGKEARTVVLGHIQRGGTPTAFDRVLSTRFGLQAIDAVNDGDFGKMVALRGTDIVRIPLIEGTGELKTVPLERYEEAEVFFGN, translated from the coding sequence ATGCGTATCGGCGTGCTGACCGGCGGCGGCGACTGCCCCGGCCTCAACGCGGTCATCCGTGCCGTGGTCCGCAAGGGCGTCACCGCCTACGGCCACGAGTTCGTCGGCTTCCGCGACGGCTGGAAGGGCCCGCTGGAGGGTCTGACCAAGCCGCTGGGTATCGCCGAGGTGCGCGGCATCCTGCCGCGCGGCGGCACCATCCTGGGCTCCTCGCGCACCAACCCGTTCAAGATCGAGGGTGGCGTCGAGCGGATCAAGGCCAACCTGGCCGAGCAGGGCGTGGACGCGCTCGTCGCGATCGGCGGCGAGGACACCCTCGGTGTCGCCACCAAGCTGCACGACCTGGGCGTGAACGTCGTCGGCGTGCCGAAGACGATCGACAACGACCTCAACGGCACCGACTACACCTTCGGCTTCGACACCGCGGTGAACATCGCGATGGAGGCCATCGACCGGCTGCACACCACCGCCGAGTCGCACCACCGCACCCTGGTCGTCGAGGTCATGGGCCGGCACGCCGGCTGGATCGCGCTGCACGCCGGCCTCGCCGGTGGCGCCAACGTCATCCTGCTGCCGGAGCGCAAGTTCGACGTGGAGCAGGTCGCGACGTACGTGACCAAGCGCTTCCAGGTCGAGTACGCGCCCATCGTGGTCGTCGCCGAGGGCGCTCAGCCGCTCGACGGTCAGATGGTGCTGCACAACCAGGAGCTGGACAGCTTCGGTCACGTCCGCCTCGGCGGCATCGGCCAGTGGCTCGCCGAGCAGATCGAGGAGAAGACCGGCAAGGAGGCCCGCACGGTCGTCCTCGGTCACATCCAGCGCGGTGGCACCCCGACCGCGTTCGACCGGGTGCTGTCGACCCGGTTCGGCCTGCAGGCGATCGACGCCGTCAACGACGGCGACTTCGGCAAGATGGTCGCGCTGCGCGGCACCGACATCGTCCGGATCCCGCTCATCGAGGGCACCGGCGAGCTGAAGACCGTTCCGCTGGAGCGGTACGAAGAGGCTGAGGTCTTCTTCGGTAACTGA
- a CDS encoding GNAT family N-acetyltransferase, translating into MTQQEVTFRHLRSIEELEEMVNLLCEVWETDSPIDLTNVSTLRAEVAAENYVVGIFGSDSRMIAAGYAIRGKGHIHSHIVGVHPKHQGHGYGYELKQHEAKWARDEDYPCIRWTYDPLVRRNAYFNLAKLTCTVQSYEKNFYGEVKDGLNDNDVTDRLMVEWRFGDGEPIEVDAPEEADSWDFRRRPTALLRLSGDLALVPTPADIATLRRDDAARAREWRFGVRDGFIEAFDEGFTVSGFSPDGWYVLRRR; encoded by the coding sequence ATGACGCAGCAGGAAGTGACCTTCCGCCATCTCCGGAGCATCGAGGAGCTGGAGGAGATGGTCAACCTGCTGTGTGAGGTCTGGGAGACGGACAGCCCGATCGACCTCACGAACGTCTCGACGCTGCGGGCCGAGGTGGCGGCGGAGAACTACGTCGTCGGCATCTTCGGCAGCGACAGCCGGATGATCGCCGCGGGATACGCCATCCGCGGCAAGGGGCACATCCACTCGCACATCGTCGGCGTGCACCCGAAACATCAGGGGCACGGCTACGGATACGAGCTGAAGCAGCATGAGGCGAAGTGGGCCCGGGACGAGGATTACCCGTGCATCAGGTGGACCTACGACCCGCTGGTGCGCCGTAATGCCTACTTCAACCTCGCCAAGCTGACGTGCACCGTGCAGTCCTATGAGAAGAACTTCTACGGCGAGGTCAAGGACGGCCTCAACGACAACGACGTGACCGACCGGCTCATGGTCGAGTGGCGGTTCGGCGACGGCGAGCCGATCGAGGTGGACGCCCCGGAGGAAGCCGACTCGTGGGATTTCCGCCGCCGGCCGACGGCTCTGCTGCGCCTGTCCGGCGATCTGGCGCTGGTGCCGACCCCCGCTGACATCGCGACGCTCCGGCGGGACGACGCCGCGCGGGCGCGGGAGTGGCGGTTCGGCGTCCGGGACGGGTTCATCGAGGCGTTCGACGAGGGATTCACGGTCAGCGGCTTCAGCCCCGACGGGTGGTATGTGCTCCGGCGCCGGTGA
- a CDS encoding SCO2522 family protein, translating to MTDPAATFQERSAQPRVEQVPLAHLSIELGHLYMEDYAGGIDQLRRHFAEVRPWVAAAQERLAGMLPAGRPPRISTCFLVDDYFTKFSTPAEVIGQLETAAADNGLTIDYLAREAGCARAGDVRPAELVLDRLVADPPQGTDGVWPPPEESGWLTNGDRPPGSSAQPAMTRRLAWQPPTENAKNRHSIFLAVEIFSEEPDGRLWSCPYLAAVWQLLRLGMLRCDGRPVAPPQPRGDRWPEDWDAMPAVVRLNPKAQPFSAYRTLSMLARRFQNIEAAVGVVIGQVDVDEEVRQQVRKRAEGEGFALPRDLVQRISYVFDGDSTKLL from the coding sequence GTGACCGACCCCGCCGCGACGTTCCAGGAACGATCGGCGCAGCCGCGGGTCGAGCAGGTGCCGCTCGCCCACCTCTCGATCGAGCTCGGCCACCTCTACATGGAGGACTATGCGGGCGGGATCGACCAGCTGCGCCGGCACTTCGCCGAGGTCCGGCCGTGGGTGGCCGCCGCGCAGGAGCGCCTGGCCGGCATGCTCCCGGCCGGCCGGCCGCCCCGGATCAGCACGTGCTTCCTGGTCGACGACTACTTCACTAAGTTCAGCACCCCGGCCGAGGTGATCGGGCAGCTGGAGACGGCCGCCGCCGACAACGGGCTCACCATCGACTACCTGGCCCGGGAGGCCGGCTGCGCCCGGGCCGGCGACGTCCGCCCCGCCGAGCTGGTGCTGGACCGGCTGGTCGCCGACCCGCCGCAGGGCACCGACGGGGTGTGGCCGCCGCCGGAGGAGAGCGGCTGGCTGACGAACGGGGACCGGCCGCCCGGCTCGTCCGCGCAGCCGGCGATGACCCGGCGTCTGGCCTGGCAGCCGCCCACCGAGAACGCCAAGAACCGGCACTCGATCTTCCTGGCCGTCGAGATCTTCTCCGAGGAGCCGGACGGGCGCCTCTGGTCGTGCCCCTACCTCGCCGCGGTCTGGCAGCTGCTGCGACTCGGCATGCTGCGCTGCGACGGGCGGCCGGTGGCCCCGCCGCAGCCGCGCGGCGACCGATGGCCCGAGGACTGGGACGCGATGCCGGCCGTCGTGCGGCTCAACCCGAAGGCGCAGCCGTTCAGCGCCTACCGCACGCTGTCCATGCTGGCCCGCCGATTCCAGAACATCGAGGCGGCGGTCGGCGTGGTGATCGGCCAGGTCGACGTCGACGAGGAGGTCCGGCAGCAGGTCCGCAAGCGGGCCGAGGGTGAGGGCTTCGCCCTTCCGCGGGACCTGGTGCAGCGGATCTCCTACGTCTTCGACGGCGACTCCACCAAGCTGCTCTAA
- a CDS encoding DUF6879 family protein: protein MSGLTMPAGSSGRRLSEVVRKVVIALVTGGVAFALTNLAEKDPILSVTLSVLVGGSALVVQFLVEFENRLREVQIGQVDQALQIRACVDERFRAISDATELFGAIEESAVQTELLSQLVRHSTKIGTESPGLAHRLAQRELERMSEFLKELGDGAEAIYDGEDRDWLLSLAHSTEHGIDATSLTTVDGGGMWATDLGQRYLDAQRDAVQRGVKIRRIFIQDRPEPGGQTALDKIYRQHADIGVEVRVLDLSNATDLRRTSLFDFVLFDGVISYEVTTGSWIDENTPPIVVNTRLVLRSSRVEERSERFRELWDVAQPR, encoded by the coding sequence GTGAGCGGGCTGACCATGCCGGCCGGGAGCTCGGGACGCCGCCTGTCCGAGGTGGTGCGCAAGGTGGTGATCGCGCTGGTCACCGGCGGCGTGGCGTTCGCGCTGACCAACCTCGCCGAGAAGGACCCGATCCTGTCGGTCACGCTCTCCGTGCTGGTCGGCGGCTCGGCGCTGGTCGTGCAGTTCCTCGTCGAGTTCGAGAACCGGCTGCGTGAGGTGCAGATCGGCCAGGTGGATCAGGCGCTGCAGATCCGGGCCTGCGTCGACGAGCGGTTCCGGGCGATCAGCGACGCCACCGAGCTGTTCGGCGCGATCGAGGAGTCGGCGGTGCAGACCGAGCTGCTCAGCCAGCTGGTCCGGCACTCCACGAAGATCGGCACCGAGTCGCCGGGGCTCGCGCACCGGCTGGCGCAGCGCGAGCTGGAGCGGATGTCCGAGTTCCTCAAGGAGCTGGGCGACGGCGCCGAGGCGATCTACGACGGCGAGGACCGGGACTGGCTGCTCAGCCTGGCCCACTCGACCGAGCACGGGATCGACGCGACGAGCCTGACCACCGTGGACGGCGGCGGGATGTGGGCCACCGACCTGGGCCAGCGCTACCTCGACGCGCAGCGCGACGCCGTCCAGCGCGGGGTCAAGATCCGGCGGATCTTCATCCAGGACCGGCCGGAGCCGGGCGGGCAGACAGCACTCGACAAGATCTACCGCCAGCACGCCGACATCGGGGTCGAGGTGCGGGTCCTCGACCTGTCCAACGCCACCGACCTGCGGCGTACGTCGCTCTTCGACTTCGTGCTCTTCGACGGCGTGATCAGCTACGAGGTGACGACCGGTTCGTGGATCGACGAGAACACCCCGCCGATCGTCGTGAACACCCGCCTGGTGCTGCGGTCCAGCCGGGTCGAGGAGCGCAGCGAGCGGTTCCGGGAGCTGTGGGACGTGGCCCAGCCGCGTTAG
- a CDS encoding SCO2521 family protein, with protein sequence MSPDGSGHGAMLVLGEVLTSLLPSSTALPADAGQRLLALTSGAQVLRSDRPMSYVVSPDRLTGVDCQVPTGPHGSARAIGTVTTRAVLTGGHVLQTSARTAATRSPHGRRLPWSYYLARPSTVEVVGKYRERALADAFLDSRPAPPMLNLAAIAGHTADRVRASSLVDSRVPFRSRQTTVRWVATLGAEEDALTFTVEGADHRTVRIQSRGEEPAAIVALCEDLAMHDWLLTTLTGLVTRAALTGPKPSVAADRLRPAVDHLLHLWMPGARLEVQTRRFWEQMEQRAGFGRQWAASVQRIRDHLALSTLRELGTLRDLGMLRDLGSLAGPAAS encoded by the coding sequence ATGTCACCAGACGGGAGCGGGCACGGGGCGATGCTGGTTCTGGGAGAAGTCCTCACGTCCTTGCTGCCGTCCTCCACGGCGCTGCCCGCTGACGCAGGGCAGCGACTGCTGGCCCTGACCAGCGGCGCGCAGGTGCTGCGCTCGGACCGTCCGATGTCCTACGTCGTCTCGCCGGACCGGCTGACCGGTGTGGACTGCCAGGTGCCGACCGGGCCGCACGGCAGCGCCCGGGCGATCGGCACGGTCACCACCCGGGCGGTCCTCACCGGCGGGCACGTCCTGCAGACCTCGGCACGGACCGCCGCCACTCGCAGCCCGCACGGCCGGCGGCTGCCCTGGTCCTACTACCTGGCCCGGCCGTCCACCGTCGAGGTGGTCGGGAAATACCGGGAGCGGGCGCTGGCCGACGCCTTCCTGGACAGCCGGCCCGCGCCGCCGATGCTCAATCTCGCCGCGATCGCCGGGCACACCGCCGACCGGGTCCGGGCCAGTTCGCTCGTCGACTCCCGGGTTCCGTTCCGCAGCCGGCAGACCACGGTGCGCTGGGTCGCCACGCTCGGCGCCGAGGAGGACGCACTGACCTTCACCGTCGAAGGAGCAGACCATCGCACGGTACGCATCCAGAGCCGTGGCGAGGAGCCGGCCGCCATCGTCGCGCTCTGCGAGGACCTGGCCATGCACGACTGGCTGCTGACCACGCTGACCGGTCTCGTCACCCGGGCCGCACTGACCGGGCCGAAGCCGTCCGTCGCGGCCGACCGGCTCCGGCCCGCCGTCGACCACCTGCTGCACCTGTGGATGCCCGGCGCCCGGCTGGAGGTGCAGACCCGCCGGTTCTGGGAGCAGATGGAGCAGCGAGCCGGGTTCGGCCGCCAGTGGGCCGCGTCGGTGCAGCGGATCCGCGACCACCTGGCCCTGAGCACGCTGCGCGAGCTGGGCACCCTGCGGGACCTGGGCATGCTCCGGGACCTGGGCAGCCTGGCCGGGCCGGCGGCGTCGTGA
- a CDS encoding SCO2524 family protein — MRVQPRQQLLEIWQAVVEHSYRDGEWVWGGRDGRNSISDAEQLLCILGPATGIEQFALDSPERVAEDVKAVMKPFGGVMDIPHTLLEAVEAYLTTYTDKNGTPIFAAESYFRGTGVATGDGVEPEPQQLAQPVVDSFAISLSLSLAAIGFARQFRKSLKRPSARAEIDRLEAMASKRLSAAMVGLLRSFTVNIFPVDSRDGRALCRTVNQRGLSIPRIVPQLQDSLREIRAALRDVTMGSGAGVADELDHPDRLFECGWSWGVVRDAPAIITSQDVGDQLPGMAEPAPYIYFTTVALDAIEALFSARTRQLGLLNEEQLRLAQGLQLRWDLTQSYWSKIAVPAGSGGSGTRWPLEDIPWQRTTEKESEYFSLHVSSIVVQDLVRKRAGDADLDRVGKVLEELANRSRINRRVFAGDKSYLLHAPGFPINLSGSDDLGGPQLIWMMSDFAPLLLKRTISLAGLLGDPQLRGRMLALADEIWAHLDARRLEDDRRRGLWDQPGLVFEEFDGSYAAPSWYHTKRVVDCLITASQVISEPPLRSDQLAELAGDLLSEADHIYDQELLQGSPNSGHAMQTDLQALAAKLKRGRSILDEKPGTAYALAVDVLLSLDRFAAARSDLEGES; from the coding sequence ATGAGGGTTCAGCCCCGGCAGCAGCTTCTGGAGATCTGGCAAGCGGTGGTCGAGCACTCCTACCGCGACGGCGAGTGGGTCTGGGGTGGCCGCGACGGCCGCAACTCGATCAGCGACGCCGAGCAGTTGCTCTGCATCCTCGGGCCGGCCACCGGCATCGAGCAGTTCGCGCTCGACTCGCCGGAGCGGGTCGCCGAGGACGTCAAGGCCGTAATGAAACCGTTCGGCGGCGTCATGGACATCCCGCACACGCTGCTCGAAGCGGTCGAGGCCTACCTGACGACGTACACCGACAAGAACGGCACGCCGATCTTCGCGGCCGAGAGCTACTTCCGCGGCACCGGCGTCGCGACCGGTGACGGCGTCGAGCCGGAGCCGCAGCAGCTCGCCCAGCCCGTCGTCGACTCGTTCGCCATCTCGCTGTCGCTGTCGCTGGCCGCGATCGGCTTCGCCCGGCAGTTCCGAAAGAGCCTGAAGCGCCCCTCGGCCCGCGCCGAGATCGACCGGCTCGAGGCGATGGCGAGCAAGCGCCTCTCCGCCGCGATGGTGGGCCTGCTGCGCAGCTTCACCGTCAACATCTTCCCGGTGGACTCCCGGGACGGCCGCGCCCTGTGCCGCACGGTCAACCAGCGCGGTCTCTCCATCCCGCGGATCGTCCCGCAGCTGCAGGACTCGCTGCGCGAGATCCGGGCCGCGCTGCGCGACGTCACGATGGGCTCCGGCGCGGGCGTCGCCGACGAGCTCGACCACCCGGACCGCCTCTTCGAGTGCGGGTGGAGCTGGGGCGTGGTCCGGGACGCGCCGGCCATCATCACCAGCCAGGACGTCGGCGACCAGCTGCCGGGGATGGCCGAGCCTGCGCCGTACATCTACTTCACCACGGTGGCGCTGGACGCGATCGAGGCGCTGTTCTCCGCCCGGACCCGGCAGCTCGGCCTGCTCAACGAGGAGCAGCTGCGCCTCGCCCAGGGCCTGCAGCTGCGCTGGGACCTGACCCAGTCGTACTGGTCGAAGATCGCCGTACCGGCCGGCAGCGGCGGCAGCGGCACACGCTGGCCGCTCGAGGACATCCCGTGGCAGCGAACCACCGAGAAGGAGTCGGAGTACTTCTCCCTGCACGTCTCCTCGATCGTGGTGCAGGACCTGGTCCGCAAGCGGGCCGGCGACGCCGATCTGGACCGGGTCGGCAAGGTCCTCGAGGAGCTGGCGAACCGCTCCCGGATCAACCGCCGGGTCTTCGCCGGCGATAAGTCTTACCTGCTGCACGCGCCCGGATTCCCGATCAACCTGAGCGGCAGCGACGACCTGGGCGGCCCGCAGCTCATCTGGATGATGTCCGACTTCGCCCCGCTGCTGCTCAAGCGGACGATCAGCCTGGCCGGCCTGCTCGGCGACCCGCAGCTGCGCGGCCGGATGCTGGCCCTCGCCGACGAGATCTGGGCCCACCTGGACGCCCGCCGGCTGGAGGACGACCGCCGGCGCGGGCTCTGGGACCAGCCGGGCCTGGTGTTCGAGGAATTCGACGGCTCGTACGCGGCCCCCTCCTGGTACCACACCAAGCGCGTGGTGGACTGCCTGATCACGGCGAGCCAGGTGATCAGCGAGCCACCACTGCGCAGCGATCAGCTCGCCGAGCTGGCCGGTGACCTGCTCAGCGAGGCCGACCACATCTACGACCAGGAACTGCTGCAGGGCTCGCCGAACAGCGGGCACGCCATGCAGACCGACCTCCAGGCGCTGGCGGCGAAGCTGAAGCGCGGGCGGTCCATCCTCGACGAGAAGCCGGGCACCGCGTACGCCCTCGCCGTCGACGTGCTGCTCAGCCTGGACCGGTTCGCGGCCGCCCGCAGCGACCTGGAAGGCGAGTCGTGA
- a CDS encoding SCO2523 family variant P-loop protein, translated as MLVFATSDKGGTGRSVTTSNVAYQSALAGNDVCYLDFDFGSPTAGSVFDVDAGQVGVREGGLHSYLLGKVSAPGQIDIFAQTERDSVRERPYDAGRLILLPGDSGVGEFPSSPELVRRCANLIGRLIGEFDICFVDLSAGRSYALQMALAVAQQMTGVTTRWLVYHRWTKQHVIAAAALVHGEHGILDTGADLGHDREDLLASLRFVRTALIDPARPGLTSQQAVWITEWDRKLQAIAQAEGVGPLWLLDSVPLDPVLQWREQLITAHDVNNIGIANERTAEAFKRLADLLFDDKAWEVR; from the coding sequence ATGCTGGTCTTCGCGACCTCCGACAAGGGCGGCACCGGGCGGTCGGTGACCACGAGCAACGTCGCCTACCAGAGCGCGCTCGCCGGCAACGACGTCTGCTACCTCGACTTCGACTTCGGGTCGCCGACCGCGGGCTCGGTCTTCGACGTCGACGCGGGACAGGTCGGGGTCCGGGAGGGCGGGCTGCACTCGTACCTGCTGGGAAAGGTCTCCGCGCCCGGGCAGATCGACATCTTCGCGCAGACCGAGCGGGACAGCGTGCGGGAGCGGCCGTACGACGCGGGCCGGCTGATCCTGCTGCCCGGCGACAGCGGGGTGGGCGAGTTCCCGAGCAGCCCCGAGCTGGTCCGGCGCTGTGCCAACCTGATCGGGCGGCTGATCGGCGAGTTCGACATCTGCTTCGTCGACCTGAGCGCCGGCCGGTCGTACGCGTTGCAGATGGCCCTGGCCGTGGCGCAGCAGATGACCGGAGTGACCACCCGCTGGCTGGTCTACCACCGGTGGACGAAGCAGCACGTGATCGCGGCCGCCGCCCTGGTGCACGGCGAGCACGGCATCCTGGACACCGGCGCGGACCTCGGCCACGACCGGGAGGACCTGCTGGCGTCGCTGCGGTTCGTCCGGACCGCGCTGATCGACCCGGCCCGGCCCGGCCTCACCTCCCAGCAGGCCGTCTGGATCACCGAGTGGGACCGCAAGCTGCAGGCGATCGCCCAGGCCGAGGGCGTCGGGCCGCTCTGGCTGCTGGACAGCGTGCCGCTCGACCCGGTCCTGCAGTGGCGCGAGCAGCTGATCACCGCCCACGACGTGAACAACATCGGCATTGCGAACGAGCGGACCGCCGAGGCGTTCAAGCGGCTCGCCGACCTGCTCTTCGACGACAAGGCCTGGGAGGTGCGGTGA
- the proC gene encoding pyrroline-5-carboxylate reductase, which yields MANHTVAVIGAGKIGELVISGLLRSGWPADRLLITTRRPARAGDLSDKYGVTAVDNATAVVEADILAIAVKPQDAGALFDEIGAQIPAGKLVVSLCAGLTTEFFAARLPEGTPVVRVMTNTPALVDQAMTAISAGPHATDEHLDVAEEMFKPLGATIRVPESQQDAVTALSGSGPAYFYLLVEAMIDAGILLGLPRQTAHELIVQTAIGSAVMLRDSGEHPVKLREAVTSPAGTTIAAVRELENHGVRAALLAALEAARDRARQIAGEMK from the coding sequence TTGGCAAATCACACCGTGGCGGTCATCGGCGCCGGCAAGATCGGTGAACTCGTCATCTCCGGGCTGCTGCGGTCGGGTTGGCCGGCTGACCGGTTGCTGATCACGACGCGCCGACCCGCGCGCGCAGGCGATTTGTCGGATAAATACGGCGTAACGGCTGTGGACAACGCGACCGCTGTCGTCGAGGCGGACATTCTGGCCATCGCGGTCAAGCCTCAGGACGCCGGCGCGCTGTTCGACGAGATCGGCGCGCAGATTCCGGCCGGGAAGCTCGTCGTGTCCCTCTGCGCCGGGCTGACCACCGAGTTCTTCGCCGCCCGGCTGCCCGAGGGCACCCCGGTCGTCCGGGTCATGACGAACACGCCGGCGCTCGTCGATCAGGCGATGACGGCGATCTCGGCCGGTCCGCACGCCACGGACGAGCACCTGGACGTCGCGGAGGAGATGTTCAAGCCGCTCGGCGCGACCATCCGGGTGCCGGAGTCGCAGCAGGACGCCGTGACCGCTTTGTCCGGATCTGGGCCTGCGTACTTCTACCTGCTCGTCGAAGCGATGATCGATGCCGGGATCCTGCTGGGTCTGCCGCGGCAGACCGCCCACGAGCTGATCGTGCAGACCGCGATCGGGTCGGCGGTGATGCTGCGGGACTCGGGGGAGCACCCGGTCAAGCTCCGGGAGGCGGTGACGTCGCCGGCCGGGACCACCATCGCGGCCGTCCGGGAGTTGGAGAATCACGGGGTACGGGCGGCACTGCTGGCCGCGCTGGAGGCGGCACGGGATCGCGCCAGGCAGATAGCGGGCGAAATGAAATAG